CTGGAAGAAACAGCTCTTGGAGATCGCGACGACCTCAACGACAAGGAAGACAAACTGTCACAAGATGCGGTGAAACTGATGACGCTGCACAGTGCCAAGGGGCTCGAATTCCCGCGTGTCTACCTGGTCGGGATGGAAGAAGGACTCCTCCCGCACAAACGGTCCGTCGAAGGGACCGATGCGGAAATTGCAGAAGAACGGCGGATCGCCTATGTAGGCATTACCCGGGCTCAGGACTACCTGACGCTCAGTCGCGCCGCTACCCGAACCAAGTGGGGCAAGAAACAGCCGACGTTACCCTCCCGCTTCCTGTTCGAAATGCGGAATACAGACGGTGAAGAGGAAGACTAAATCAGGATTCCTGTTCGTCACTGGCCCGCTTATGCTTGAGTAACTGCTGATTGTAATACCCGATCGTTTCCTTACGATGCAGCATCCCCAGCAGCACTCCCGCATCCTGGGCATCAACCACCGGCAACGCTTCCACATTGATGGCCGTAAACCGCTGCATAACGGTATTCAGGTCGTCATCGGGGGTCACCCGCATGAAATCAGGCTGCATGATGTCTCGCGCCAGGGCCAGCTTCCAGATCGTTTCATCGTAGAGGTAAGCCCGCACGTCATCCTCGGAGAACACGCCGATGATCCGTCCCGCGTCGTCCACCACAGGGAAGTAATGCTGTTGTGTCCCCGCCAGTGAATGCACGATTTCATCCAGGGTTTTTGATTCATGAATCAGCTGGATTTTACGATTGGGATCATACACATCGCTTACCCGACTCCCTTCCAGCACATCGATCAGGAAGTCCCCCCGGTGCGCCGGTGAATCCAGGCGGCTGGGATACTGTTTCTGGTAGAGGTGCACCCGCTGACAGAGCACGAAGCAGAGCGTCGAAGCGAGCATCGTCGGCAGGAGCAGGGAATAGTTCCCGGTGATTTCAGAAACCATGATGATCGTCGAAATCGGCGCATGGGCCGCCCCGGCGAAAAAACCGGCCATGCCCACCAGTCCGTAAGCTTCAGGCTGCGTGACCAGATTGGGCCATAGCTTCTGCAGAAACTGCCCGGTGGCAGCCCCCACACAGCCTCCAATCACCATCGATGGTCCGAATACCCCGCCGGATCCCCCCGAGCCAATCGTCAGCGAGGTCGTGAAGACCTTCACAAACGCCACCGTCAGCAGCAGTGGAATCCCCACCTTGGATGCCGATGTCAGCGCTTCCTGCAGAACGCCGTACCCGGTCGAGAGCACCGACAGGGCACGCATATCTTGATCATATAGATAGAAGAGCCCCAGCCCGACAACACCGGTCAGAAAAGCACCAACAGCAGGGCGGAACATCGGTTTGATTGGTAACCGTTTGAAGAGCCGGTTCGTGCCATAAAACGTTTTCACATAGAAAGCCGCAGACACGCTGAGCACGATCGACAGGATCGTGTAAGGAACCAATTCGAAATGGGAATCGACCGTATGATGCAGTTCA
This genomic stretch from Gimesia sp. harbors:
- a CDS encoding chloride channel protein, with the protein product MVYFKKLNDLLTSFDLKTSGKWFVLSCLIGVVAGFGAIVFDALTQIVQHHSLVAIAGFEHPQTVGEYSFYKDQVTEVNFAPWLLLAVITLGGLASGVIVYNIAPEAEGHGTDAAIDAFHNKRGEIQPRIPIVKTIASALTLGTGGSAGREGPIAQIGAGFGSWVATKLKLSARDRRIMLAAGMGAGIGAIFRAPLAGALFAAEIMYSNADFESDVIVPAAMSSIIAYSLYCMSLPQALRFMPLFGNELHHTVDSHFELVPYTILSIVLSVSAAFYVKTFYGTNRLFKRLPIKPMFRPAVGAFLTGVVGLGLFYLYDQDMRALSVLSTGYGVLQEALTSASKVGIPLLLTVAFVKVFTTSLTIGSGGSGGVFGPSMVIGGCVGAATGQFLQKLWPNLVTQPEAYGLVGMAGFFAGAAHAPISTIIMVSEITGNYSLLLPTMLASTLCFVLCQRVHLYQKQYPSRLDSPAHRGDFLIDVLEGSRVSDVYDPNRKIQLIHESKTLDEIVHSLAGTQQHYFPVVDDAGRIIGVFSEDDVRAYLYDETIWKLALARDIMQPDFMRVTPDDDLNTVMQRFTAINVEALPVVDAQDAGVLLGMLHRKETIGYYNQQLLKHKRASDEQES